From one Leptospira noumeaensis genomic stretch:
- a CDS encoding phasin-related domain-containing protein, whose amino-acid sequence MEKLVMDVVNAGIALFRSGEEKLKTAVVDLEKVYNDLKSKGELDKSAESQKIRDLLNKTIADAQDAIGKTNASYDEVLAKLQTNYQSIYQQIDTAIPPQVKEKLKQTLDELKALIEKAKTK is encoded by the coding sequence ATGGAAAAATTGGTTATGGATGTTGTCAATGCTGGAATCGCTCTCTTTCGTTCCGGTGAAGAAAAGTTAAAAACCGCTGTTGTTGATTTAGAAAAAGTTTATAATGATCTGAAGTCAAAAGGTGAATTGGACAAATCGGCTGAATCTCAAAAGATTCGTGACCTGTTGAACAAAACAATTGCGGATGCACAAGATGCTATTGGTAAAACTAACGCAAGTTACGATGAAGTTCTCGCTAAACTTCAAACAAACTATCAATCCATTTACCAACAAATTGATACAGCAATTCCTCCACAAGTAAAGGAAAAGCTAAAACAAACGTTAGATGAATTGAAAGCTTTGATTGAAAAAGCAAAAACTAAGTAA
- the hemW gene encoding radical SAM family heme chaperone HemW, whose amino-acid sequence MELLNKESIWQVRNSYLGVYVHFPYCFKKCDYCDFYSEGIGAASANDEKSLFQSYKKEILDRVNHFPEIKNRSIDTVFFGGGTPSKASAKHWKELLDFLRSEFSFSDNPEISIEVNPEDLSSDLLFEYDSIGINRVNVGVQTLEKKGLEFLGRHYDADRYHALVEVLTKSPIERVGIDLMYGIPGVSKDSFLSDLSLFLKAGLPHLSLYSLTLEKGTKYSRDVIDHKKTEPEENLQSEILIQLPEILKKYGYNWYEVSNYAKPGFESLHNLKYWTYEPYLGIGPGAHGMIAGHRYGNPRNSGLYQKKETSTKYETIDPSTELSLTLFRLFSPFRYLDFIETYLDTKSKSKYLKTIEGWEKKGLCRLEDGVFQWNPSALLLLDDLILEISL is encoded by the coding sequence ATGGAATTATTAAACAAAGAGTCAATCTGGCAAGTCCGAAATTCGTATTTAGGTGTCTATGTCCACTTCCCCTATTGTTTTAAAAAATGCGATTATTGTGATTTTTATTCTGAAGGAATTGGAGCGGCCTCAGCTAACGATGAAAAGTCGCTTTTCCAGTCCTACAAAAAAGAAATTTTAGATAGAGTAAATCATTTTCCAGAAATTAAAAACCGCAGCATTGATACTGTGTTTTTTGGTGGGGGGACTCCTTCCAAGGCCTCCGCAAAACATTGGAAAGAACTATTAGATTTTTTACGTTCCGAGTTTTCTTTTTCAGACAACCCAGAAATATCCATCGAAGTGAATCCTGAAGATTTGAGTTCAGATCTCCTTTTCGAATACGATTCTATTGGCATCAACCGAGTGAATGTGGGAGTCCAAACCTTAGAAAAAAAAGGACTCGAATTCCTCGGGCGTCATTATGATGCAGACCGTTATCATGCACTTGTAGAGGTACTTACCAAATCTCCCATCGAACGTGTGGGAATTGATTTGATGTATGGAATTCCCGGTGTTTCGAAAGATTCATTTTTATCTGACTTATCACTTTTTCTAAAGGCAGGCCTTCCTCATTTGAGTTTGTATTCTTTAACATTGGAAAAGGGAACCAAATACTCTCGCGATGTAATCGATCACAAAAAAACAGAACCGGAAGAAAACCTACAATCCGAAATCCTAATCCAATTGCCTGAGATACTAAAGAAATATGGTTACAATTGGTACGAAGTTTCCAATTATGCAAAACCTGGTTTTGAATCTTTACACAATTTGAAGTATTGGACTTATGAACCTTATTTAGGAATTGGTCCTGGAGCTCATGGAATGATTGCAGGACACCGGTACGGGAATCCGAGGAATTCCGGTCTCTATCAGAAAAAAGAAACATCTACCAAGTATGAAACAATTGATCCATCTACGGAACTAAGTCTCACGTTATTTCGTTTGTTTTCACCCTTTCGGTATTTGGATTTTATAGAAACCTATTTGGATACAAAATCAAAATCCAAATATTTAAAAACCATTGAAGGTTGGGAAAAAAAAGGACTCTGCCGACTCGAGGATGGAGTTTTCCAATGGAATCCATCGGCATTACTCTTGTTAGATGACT
- a CDS encoding bifunctional nuclease family protein, with the protein MEFYEVKISDISLTNVGFAVFLRPKDSEDKRVVPIFIGPLETHSITTVIDGTKPPRPMTHDLMLYMLTSLGATVLKITIEEIIDSTFYAKIQLQKEDEVITLDARPSDSIALALRANAPIFIAKSVLDETGIIMKEEDMQGESISSEKKIQALPKSNLQILEETLENALKTEDYETAAKIRDQIKKLIENS; encoded by the coding sequence ATGGAGTTTTATGAAGTAAAAATCTCTGATATCAGCTTGACCAATGTCGGCTTTGCTGTTTTCCTACGTCCGAAAGATTCGGAAGACAAACGTGTGGTTCCTATCTTTATTGGACCTTTAGAAACACATTCCATTACCACTGTGATCGATGGAACCAAACCCCCAAGACCAATGACACATGACCTTATGTTGTACATGTTGACTTCCCTTGGTGCCACAGTTCTCAAAATCACCATAGAAGAAATCATCGATAGTACGTTTTATGCAAAGATCCAACTCCAAAAAGAGGACGAGGTCATTACATTGGATGCAAGGCCATCTGATTCCATTGCTCTTGCTTTACGTGCAAATGCTCCCATTTTTATCGCAAAATCTGTGTTAGATGAGACGGGGATCATTATGAAGGAAGAGGATATGCAAGGGGAAAGTATTTCTTCAGAGAAAAAAATCCAAGCCCTCCCAAAATCCAATCTGCAAATTTTAGAAGAAACCTTAGAAAATGCTCTGAAAACAGAAGATTACGAAACAGCTGCCAAAATCAGAGACCAAATCAAAAAGTTAATCGAAAACAGTTAA
- a CDS encoding MFS transporter, with translation MSPSPKRIKFILFLIVFTDMMGFSLLFPLFPKTLEFFLSKGDDVLFRMFYSAANYLSFGGDTKYTFVLFGGILGSIYSFLQFIAAPIWGRFSDHSGRRAILLFTTFGNTIGYLLWLFSSQFWMFVLSRVITGMMGGNLSVASAAMADQTDEKSRAAGMGFLGAGIGLGFVMGPLLGGISSQWTFLDSFYKDGSVVVFPASALFAILVSVLTVILVFVFLPHNKPEVVPEKEIHPFLSLKKIESRNLVRISLLNLLFVLSFSGFEFVVNFFLSDHFQFSPKEIGFTFLYIGIIIILVQGGVVRRLSGKISEKRISLYGAILVVVGMGLLVSFGTSYLGLFTSLFFLAFGSALVNPGLSSFASLESGKGDLGRSLGLFRSFGSLGRAVSPVVFSLLYFQKGPSLAFFVSFVLLIGFGFLLVTQKEKTT, from the coding sequence ATGAGTCCGTCCCCCAAACGAATCAAATTCATACTTTTCCTCATTGTTTTTACCGACATGATGGGTTTTTCTCTTTTGTTCCCTCTTTTCCCTAAAACATTAGAATTTTTCTTATCCAAAGGGGATGATGTTCTGTTCAGAATGTTCTATTCTGCGGCAAACTATTTATCTTTTGGCGGGGATACAAAATATACCTTTGTATTGTTTGGTGGGATACTTGGAAGTATCTACAGTTTTTTACAGTTCATTGCAGCTCCCATTTGGGGAAGATTTTCTGACCATTCCGGTAGACGAGCCATTTTATTATTCACCACATTCGGAAACACAATTGGATACCTTCTATGGTTGTTTTCTTCGCAGTTTTGGATGTTTGTACTCAGTCGCGTGATCACAGGAATGATGGGTGGGAATTTGTCTGTGGCATCGGCCGCAATGGCTGACCAAACCGATGAAAAATCCAGAGCCGCTGGGATGGGGTTTCTCGGAGCAGGGATTGGTCTTGGTTTCGTAATGGGTCCACTTCTTGGAGGAATCAGTTCCCAGTGGACTTTTTTAGATTCCTTTTACAAGGATGGGTCTGTCGTTGTTTTTCCGGCTTCGGCTTTATTTGCCATTTTGGTATCTGTCCTTACAGTCATTCTTGTTTTTGTTTTTTTACCACATAACAAACCAGAAGTGGTTCCAGAAAAAGAAATCCATCCCTTTCTTTCTTTGAAAAAAATAGAATCCAGAAATTTAGTCCGTATTTCTTTACTCAATTTGTTATTTGTACTTAGTTTTTCTGGATTTGAATTTGTTGTGAATTTTTTTCTATCAGATCATTTCCAGTTTTCCCCAAAAGAGATTGGATTTACTTTTTTATACATAGGAATCATCATCATACTTGTGCAAGGTGGTGTGGTTCGTAGGCTTTCCGGAAAAATTTCGGAAAAACGAATTTCGCTTTATGGGGCAATCCTTGTTGTGGTGGGAATGGGTTTACTTGTAAGTTTTGGAACCAGTTACCTGGGACTATTTACTTCTCTTTTCTTTTTAGCTTTTGGAAGTGCTCTGGTGAACCCTGGACTTTCTTCTTTTGCATCACTTGAAAGTGGGAAAGGGGATTTAGGAAGGTCACTTGGTCTCTTCCGAAGTTTTGGATCCCTCGGAAGAGCAGTGTCCCCAGTCGTATTTTCGTTGTTATACTTTCAAAAAGGGCCTAGTTTGGCGTTTTTTGTATCTTTTGTTTTACTGATTGGATTTGGATTTTTACTCGTTACCCAAAAAGAAAAAACAACTTAA